The genome window ACGAGAGGCAAAGCTCTTAAAGTCTTCGACGATCTTATTGAACACACCCTCGTCCCAATCGACCAAGTCCATCTTATTCACACACACAACAACGTGCTGAATGCGAAGCAAGTTAGCGATGAACGAGTGACGGCATGTTTGCTCGATCACTCCCTTACGCGCATCGATCAACACAATCGCAAGATTAGCGGTGGATGCACCGGTCACCATGTTACGTGTGTATTGAATGTGCCCCGGTGTATCGGCGATGATGAACTTGCGCTTTGGCGTTGCGAAATAGCGGTATGCCACGTCGATAGTAATGCCCTGCTCACGTTCAGCACGGAGGCCGTCAGTCAAGAGTGCGAGATTCACATTCTCGTCGCCACGTGCCTTGGAGCTAACCTCCATTGCCTCCATTTGGTCTTCGAAAATGGCCTTACTATCGTAGAGTAGGCGCCCGATCAATGTGCTCTTACCGTCGTCAACGGAACCCGCAGTCGTGAACCGTAGTAGGTCCATATCGAGGTATCCTGAATTTGTTTCTTCGCTCATGTTATTTTTAAAAGTTTGAAAGTGGAAATGTATAAAAGTGGGAAAGTTAAATGAATTGGAAGTTTTCGTAATTCCTAATTCGTAATTCCTAATTCTAAAAGTATCCCTGTTTCTTACGGTCTTCCATCGCGGTTTCAGAACGCTTGTCATCGGCACGTGTGCCACGCTCGGTCTGACGCGCCGCAGCGACTTCGTCGATGATGTCATCGAGGTTATCCGCAGTGGAGAGACATGCACCCGTGCATGTCGCATCACCAATGGTGCGGAAACGAACAGTCATCTTCTCAACCTTCTCACCGGGGAGGAGCTCGATAAAGTCACAGACGCCCATGATCACACCGTCACGAATGAAGCAGTCACGCTCGTGAGTAAAATAAAGGTGCGGCAGTTCGATTTCCTCGGCCTTGATGTATTGCCAGATGTCCATCTCCGTCCAGTTACTGAGCGGGAAGACACGGAAGTGCTCACCGTGCTGCTTGCGACCGTTGAAAATATTCCACAGCTCTGGGCGTTGGTTCTTCGGATCCCATTGACCGAAGGCATCGCGGTGCGAGAAGAAACGCTCTTTTGCACGCGCCTTTTCTTCATCGCGACGACCACCACCGAGAGCGGCGTCGTATTGACCCTCTTCAAGCGCTTCGAGCAGTGCTACAGTTTGCAGACCATTACGGCTCGCACGTGCGCCCTTCTCTTCGACGACCTTACCTTCGTCGATCGCTTTTTGCACAGAGCCGACAATCAGATCGGCGCCCAACTCTGCGACATACTTATCGCGAAACTCCATGGTTTCCGGGAAGTTATGGCCCGTATCAACGTGCAACAACTGGAATGGCAACTTCGCTGGCCAGAAAGCCTTTCTAGCGAGGTGCGCCATGACGATAGAGTCTTTACCACCGGAAAAGAGCAGGACTGGTTTCTCAAACTGTGCAGCAGTCTCGCGAAGGACGTAGATCGCTTCGGACTCAAGCTGTTTGAGGTGTGTGATTGTGTAGTCGTTGTGCATCGTTCTTATATATAAATGTAGAAGAAAGCGTGTTTAGGAGTGAGCGCTGCTTTGAATGAGCGGCAGGATACGCTCTAAAAGTTCGTTGATCGACTCTTCTTCAGTCTGAGAGTCAGTGGAAATAATCCAGTCATTGTCATCTTCGGCGGGTTCCTCAAAAGAGGAATCTTTCCCGGTAAAGTGCTTCACACCACCCGCTGCGGCTTTGGCATACAGGCCTTTGACATCGCGCTCGGCGCACGTCTCGAAGGATGCCTGCACGTAAACCGGAGTAAAGTCCTCCGCACCGACGATCTCGCCAGCGGTTGCACGCAAGTCGCGTTTCGGAGTAATAAAGGACGTAAACACCACCATACCAGCGTCTAAGAAGAGACGAGCCACTTCGGATATCCGGCGAATATTCTCCTGGCGATCTGCATCAGAGAAACCGAGGTCGCTGTTCAAACCGCTGCGAATATTATCT of Lentimonas sp. CC4 contains these proteins:
- the cysC gene encoding adenylyl-sulfate kinase, producing MSAPENIHTEFHRMLGRDAKEAQLRQRGHVFWFYGLSGSGKSTLANAVERKLTERGIFTKILDGDNIRSGLNSDLGFSDADRQENIRRISEVARLFLDAGMVVFTSFITPKRDLRATAGEIVGAEDFTPVYVQASFETCAERDVKGLYAKAAAGGVKHFTGKDSSFEEPAEDDNDWIISTDSQTEEESINELLERILPLIQSSAHS
- the cysD gene encoding sulfate adenylyltransferase subunit CysD, with the protein product MHNDYTITHLKQLESEAIYVLRETAAQFEKPVLLFSGGKDSIVMAHLARKAFWPAKLPFQLLHVDTGHNFPETMEFRDKYVAELGADLIVGSVQKAIDEGKVVEEKGARASRNGLQTVALLEALEEGQYDAALGGGRRDEEKARAKERFFSHRDAFGQWDPKNQRPELWNIFNGRKQHGEHFRVFPLSNWTEMDIWQYIKAEEIELPHLYFTHERDCFIRDGVIMGVCDFIELLPGEKVEKMTVRFRTIGDATCTGACLSTADNLDDIIDEVAAARQTERGTRADDKRSETAMEDRKKQGYF